A stretch of Channa argus isolate prfri chromosome 16, Channa argus male v1.0, whole genome shotgun sequence DNA encodes these proteins:
- the LOC137101570 gene encoding interferon-induced protein 44-like isoform X2 → MKSVNDYKPEIKAVHQARVLLVGPVGSGKSSFFNSISSAFRGNMTSQAIAGTAGKSVTTQFRTYTIKAGKGGKLLPLILCDTMGFEENAEAGLDIEDIVSICKGHVKDRYQFSPSAPIQENSPGYKKHVTLTDMIHCVVYVVDASKVSLLKQKMLDKFAAIRRKSNQLGIPQLLLMTKVDEACPLVAQDLKNVYRSVYIQKVSRDLSEALGIPLSCVLPVKNYSNELDLDQKTDILLLTAVVQMLNYADNFFENLDTEGIKDQLDLYRSNDHLRPSIEHNAV, encoded by the exons ATGAAGTCTGTTAATGACTATAAGCCTGAGATCAAAGCAGTTCATCAAGCCCGGGTTTTGTTGGTGGGTCCTGTCGGGAGTGGCAAGTCCAGCTTCTTCAACTCGATCAGCTCAGCTTTTCGGGGGAACATGACTTCGCAGGCCATTGCTGGTACAGCAGGAAAGAGTGTGACCACGCAG TTTCGCACCTACACCATCAAGGCAGGGAAAGGCGGTAAGCTTCTTCCTCTGATCCTCTGTGACACAATGGGGTTTGAGGAAAACGCAGAAGCTGGGTTGGACATTGAAGACATAGTTAGCATTTGCAAGGGTCACGTAAAAGATCGCTACCAG TTTAGTCCCTCTGCTCCCATTCAGGAGAACTCTCCTGGATACAAGAAGCACGTGACTCTAACTGACATGATTCATTGTGTGGTTTATGTGGTTGATGCCTCCAAGGTCTCGCTCCTGAAGCAAAAAATGCTGGATAAGTTTGCTGCCATCCGGAGAAAGAGCAACCAACTTG GAATTCCTCAGCTACTTCTGATGACCAAAGTAGATGAGGCCTGTCCACTAGTGGCACAAGATTTGAAGAATGTTTATCGCAGCGTGTACATCCAGAAAGTG TCGCGAGACCTGAGCGAGGCTCTGGGTATCCCCTTGTCCTGCGTATTGCCTGTGAAGAACTACAGTAATGAGCTGGACCTGGACCAGAAGACGGACATTCTGCTCTTGACTGCTGTGGTGCAGATGCTGAACTATGCTGACAACTTCTTTGAGAACCTGGATACTGAGGGGATCAAGGATCAGCTTGACCTCTACAGGTCAAACGATCATCTGCGCCCAAGCATTGAACATAATGCTGTTTGA
- the LOC137101570 gene encoding interferon-induced protein 44-like isoform X3: protein MFGITSALSEEQQKKLLSLFGRVRLHLLYKASKHGFTAAAFHNRCDLQGPTVIVAYNPAGFAFGAYTSKDYTQCGQPIYDQEAFVYSITAGENKPLRVAGITGQSAFTDVGTGPNFGALVFLHGDQPAILSSPGVGFNFEAPAMHGGSLDLNEMEVYRVEGVSLLAEPCRDTQWTAERKQHLMKSVNDYKPEIKAVHQARVLLVGPVGSGKSSFFNSISSAFRGNMTSQAIAGTAGKSVTTQFRTYTIKAGKGGKLLPLILCDTMGFEENAEAGLDIEDIVSICKGHVKDRYQFSPSAPIQENSPGYKKHVTLTDMIHCVVYVVDASKVSLLKQKMLDKFAAIRRKSNQLGIPQLLLMTKVDEACPLVAQDLKNVYRSVYIQKVSRDLSEALGIPLSCVLPVKNYSNELDLDQKTDILLLTAVVQMLNYADNFFENLDTEGIKDQLDLYRSNDHLRPSIEHNAV from the exons ATGTTTGGGATCACATCAGCTCTGTCTgaagagcagcagaaaaagctgcTCTCTCTGTTCGGTCGTGTCAGACTCCACCTGCTCTACAAAGCCAGCAAGCACGGctttactgcagctgctttCCACAACCGCTGTGACTTACAGGGGCCCACCGTCATCGTCGCCTACAACCCTGCTGGGTTTGCTTTTGGAGCTTACACCTCAAAGGACTACACCCAGTGTGGACAGCCCATCTATGACCAAGAGGCCTTTGTCTACAGCATTACCGCAGGGGAAAACAAGccgctgagggtggcagggatcaCTGGACAGAGTGCGTTCACAGATGTGGGCACCGGTCCAAATTTTGGTGCTCTTGTGTTCCTGCACGGGGATCAGCCTGCAATTCTGTCCAGCCCAGGTGTGGGCTTCAACTTTGAAGCACCAGCGATGCACGGCGGGAGCTTGGATCTGAATGAGATGGAAGTGTATCGAGTTGAAGGTGT ATCTCTCCTGGCTGAACCCTGTAGAGACACCCAGTGGACTGCTGA GAGAAAGCAGCATTTGATGAAGTCTGTTAATGACTATAAGCCTGAGATCAAAGCAGTTCATCAAGCCCGGGTTTTGTTGGTGGGTCCTGTCGGGAGTGGCAAGTCCAGCTTCTTCAACTCGATCAGCTCAGCTTTTCGGGGGAACATGACTTCGCAGGCCATTGCTGGTACAGCAGGAAAGAGTGTGACCACGCAG TTTCGCACCTACACCATCAAGGCAGGGAAAGGCGGTAAGCTTCTTCCTCTGATCCTCTGTGACACAATGGGGTTTGAGGAAAACGCAGAAGCTGGGTTGGACATTGAAGACATAGTTAGCATTTGCAAGGGTCACGTAAAAGATCGCTACCAG TTTAGTCCCTCTGCTCCCATTCAGGAGAACTCTCCTGGATACAAGAAGCACGTGACTCTAACTGACATGATTCATTGTGTGGTTTATGTGGTTGATGCCTCCAAGGTCTCGCTCCTGAAGCAAAAAATGCTGGATAAGTTTGCTGCCATCCGGAGAAAGAGCAACCAACTTG GAATTCCTCAGCTACTTCTGATGACCAAAGTAGATGAGGCCTGTCCACTAGTGGCACAAGATTTGAAGAATGTTTATCGCAGCGTGTACATCCAGAAAGTG TCGCGAGACCTGAGCGAGGCTCTGGGTATCCCCTTGTCCTGCGTATTGCCTGTGAAGAACTACAGTAATGAGCTGGACCTGGACCAGAAGACGGACATTCTGCTCTTGACTGCTGTGGTGCAGATGCTGAACTATGCTGACAACTTCTTTGAGAACCTGGATACTGAGGGGATCAAGGATCAGCTTGACCTCTACAGGTCAAACGATCATCTGCGCCCAAGCATTGAACATAATGCTGTTTGA
- the LOC137101572 gene encoding growth arrest and DNA damage-inducible protein GADD45 beta-like → MSPEESLGSVKKSRMQSVGLALEELLVTAQKQDCLTIGIYESAKLLNADPDGVVLCVLAADDEDDVALQIHFTLLQSFCCDIGITILRVSGVQRLQQLLGAVHANKNQEDHGDLHCMLVTNPQAEHYRLQEVGTYCQESRGLNQWVPELVLQER, encoded by the exons ATGAGTCCAGAGGAAAGCTTAGGATCTGTCAAAAAAAGCAG gATGCAGTCGGTGGGCCTGGCTCTGGAGGAGTTGCTGGTGACTGCTCAAAAACAAGATTGCCTGACCATCGGCATCTATGAGTCAGCTAAACTTCTTAATGC AGATCCAGACGGTGTGGTTTTGTGCGTCCTGGCAGCTGATGATGAAGACGACGTGGCGCTGCAGATCCACTTCACCCTGCTACAGTCGTTCTGCTGTGACATTGGCATCACCATCCTGCGGGTCTCTGGGGTTCAGCGGCTCCAGCAGTTGCTCGGGGCTGTGCATGCCAACAAAAACCAGGAAGACCACGGAGACCTTCACTGCATGCTGGTTACG AACCCTCAGGCTGAACATTACAGGCTTCAGGAGGTGGGCACATACTGCCAGGAGAGCCGAGGCCTCAACCAGTGGGTGCCCGAACTGGTACTGCAGGAACGCTGA
- the LOC137101570 gene encoding interferon-induced protein 44-like isoform X1, which translates to MHNTTWRKQHLMKSVNDYKPEIKAVHQARVLLVGPVGSGKSSFFNSISSAFRGNMTSQAIAGTAGKSVTTQFRTYTIKAGKGGKLLPLILCDTMGFEENAEAGLDIEDIVSICKGHVKDRYQFSPSAPIQENSPGYKKHVTLTDMIHCVVYVVDASKVSLLKQKMLDKFAAIRRKSNQLGIPQLLLMTKVDEACPLVAQDLKNVYRSVYIQKVSRDLSEALGIPLSCVLPVKNYSNELDLDQKTDILLLTAVVQMLNYADNFFENLDTEGIKDQLDLYRSNDHLRPSIEHNAV; encoded by the exons ATGCACAATACCACATG GAGAAAGCAGCATTTGATGAAGTCTGTTAATGACTATAAGCCTGAGATCAAAGCAGTTCATCAAGCCCGGGTTTTGTTGGTGGGTCCTGTCGGGAGTGGCAAGTCCAGCTTCTTCAACTCGATCAGCTCAGCTTTTCGGGGGAACATGACTTCGCAGGCCATTGCTGGTACAGCAGGAAAGAGTGTGACCACGCAG TTTCGCACCTACACCATCAAGGCAGGGAAAGGCGGTAAGCTTCTTCCTCTGATCCTCTGTGACACAATGGGGTTTGAGGAAAACGCAGAAGCTGGGTTGGACATTGAAGACATAGTTAGCATTTGCAAGGGTCACGTAAAAGATCGCTACCAG TTTAGTCCCTCTGCTCCCATTCAGGAGAACTCTCCTGGATACAAGAAGCACGTGACTCTAACTGACATGATTCATTGTGTGGTTTATGTGGTTGATGCCTCCAAGGTCTCGCTCCTGAAGCAAAAAATGCTGGATAAGTTTGCTGCCATCCGGAGAAAGAGCAACCAACTTG GAATTCCTCAGCTACTTCTGATGACCAAAGTAGATGAGGCCTGTCCACTAGTGGCACAAGATTTGAAGAATGTTTATCGCAGCGTGTACATCCAGAAAGTG TCGCGAGACCTGAGCGAGGCTCTGGGTATCCCCTTGTCCTGCGTATTGCCTGTGAAGAACTACAGTAATGAGCTGGACCTGGACCAGAAGACGGACATTCTGCTCTTGACTGCTGTGGTGCAGATGCTGAACTATGCTGACAACTTCTTTGAGAACCTGGATACTGAGGGGATCAAGGATCAGCTTGACCTCTACAGGTCAAACGATCATCTGCGCCCAAGCATTGAACATAATGCTGTTTGA